A genomic region of Pseudorca crassidens isolate mPseCra1 chromosome 10, mPseCra1.hap1, whole genome shotgun sequence contains the following coding sequences:
- the SFTA2 gene encoding surfactant-associated protein 2, with protein sequence MGAGLSLFILLTLLASSQGTGSEMTLQLKMKDSFLANSSYDSSFLGLLEKLCSLLHLPSGTNVTLHHAGSPHHVTCKV encoded by the exons ATGGGGGCTGGGCTGTCCCTCTTCATCCTCCTGACCCTCCTCGCCAGCTCACAGGGAACAG GGTCAGAAATGACTTTGCAACTGAAGATGAAGGACTCCTTTCTGGCAAATTCCTCCTATGATTCCAGCTTCCTGGGACTGCTCGAGAAG ctctgctccctcctccacctcccatcAGGGACCAATGTCACCCTGCATCATGCAGGATCCCCACACCACGTCACCTGCAAAGTCTGA